The Deltaproteobacteria bacterium genome window below encodes:
- a CDS encoding radical SAM protein, which produces MVAAPVDRHPALARVRRALLKSPRLVHAARSLYSWPPLTRTRAFRAFVHHRVAAADRALPEVVPRVAIETALTCNARCVMCVHGERRMVGIMDRALFQRLVDQLARWGVPEVCLSIYGEPLVDKHWLERIAIVRAAGLSYSFYSNGSLLTEALASAMLEQGGWTDVNFSVNGYSAAVYERIMPPLRRERTYGNLQRFLALKQAAGGGPRVTVSCVAMQENVHELAAFEDFWRAQPGVDRISITNRTDWLGELARKDVGQPVRNRLRVIAQDSWHAPCPTPWSSMFVYHDGRVAPCCDDAALRKLVVGDASRDSLRTIFHGPGMTALRDAHRADRRREHAVCGSCHASWPWV; this is translated from the coding sequence ATGGTCGCTGCACCGGTGGATAGGCACCCCGCGCTGGCGCGGGTGCGACGGGCGTTGCTGAAGTCGCCGCGCCTCGTGCACGCCGCCCGGTCGCTGTACAGCTGGCCGCCGCTGACGCGCACGCGCGCGTTCCGGGCGTTCGTCCACCACCGGGTCGCGGCCGCCGATCGGGCGCTGCCCGAGGTGGTACCACGGGTCGCGATCGAGACCGCGCTGACCTGCAACGCGCGCTGCGTGATGTGCGTGCACGGCGAGCGTCGCATGGTCGGCATCATGGATCGCGCGCTGTTCCAGCGCCTCGTCGACCAGCTTGCGCGCTGGGGCGTACCGGAGGTGTGCCTGTCGATCTACGGCGAGCCGCTGGTCGACAAGCACTGGCTCGAGCGGATCGCGATCGTACGCGCCGCGGGCCTGTCGTACTCCTTCTACTCCAACGGCAGCCTGCTGACCGAGGCGCTCGCGTCCGCGATGCTCGAGCAAGGTGGCTGGACCGACGTGAACTTCAGCGTCAACGGCTATTCGGCGGCGGTCTACGAGCGCATCATGCCGCCGCTTCGCCGCGAGCGGACCTACGGCAACCTGCAGCGCTTCCTCGCGCTCAAGCAAGCCGCCGGCGGCGGTCCGCGCGTGACCGTCTCGTGCGTGGCGATGCAGGAGAACGTGCACGAGCTGGCGGCGTTCGAGGATTTCTGGCGCGCACAGCCCGGCGTCGATCGCATCTCGATCACCAACCGGACCGACTGGCTCGGCGAGCTGGCCCGCAAGGACGTCGGGCAGCCGGTGCGCAACCGCCTGCGGGTGATCGCCCAGGACAGCTGGCACGCGCCGTGCCCCACGCCGTGGTCGTCGATGTTCGTCTACCACGACGGCCGCGTCGCACCGTGCTGTGACGACGCGGCACTGCGCAAGCTGGTGGTCGGCGATGCGAGCCGCGACAGCTTGCGAACGATCTTCCACGGTCCCGGCATGACGGCCCTGCGTGACGCCCATCGTGCCGATCGCCGACGCGAGCACGCGGTGTGCGGCTCGTGCCACGCCAGCTGGCCGTGGGTCTGA